In the genome of Dama dama isolate Ldn47 chromosome 33, ASM3311817v1, whole genome shotgun sequence, the window AAACATTTGTGGACTGGTCAGGTCACTCACTTATTCCTCAACTCCCTCATCCAATCTTTCATTCCAACACCTGAGCCTACCTCTTGATCTCTTGGTGGACTTGCAGGGGGAGCCCTGTGTTAAGAGGCAGAGAAGGATGGAAGAAGGGGTCCCAGAGACAGGAGACAAGTGGGAGCTGATCCAAGGTGTTGGCTGGGATTCTGGGAGAAGGTTCAGCTGAACAgcagggtcaggaagagcctggaggaAATGGGGACTGGCAGGGGCAGATGACTTAGGGCTAGGGACCCCTGGACCTTGCTGGCTGGGGTAGGTAGAGCCCAGAGACTGGGAGATGAAAGCACAGCAGAGGCTGGAAGATGCTCGGGCAGCGGAGGCCTGGAGTTCCGGTGCCCATGAGGATGGAGACCCACCACGCTGTCTTCTGGGGTAGGGGTGCTGGTTGTAGGGGAGGCCCGCTGAATCCAAGGCTTGCTCAGTGGTTAAGGATGAAGTGACTCTGAGGGGGAGCCACCTGGTGGCACCGTACCCGAATTACTAAGTCCTCAGACCAAACCCAGGAAGCTAGACTTCCTCTGAAAGGCCAAAGGGGCCAGGCTTGCACGACTCTCTCAGGCTCTTATCCCTGAGGGTGTGAAGGGGCAAAGGGGGTGATGGCCAGAATCGCGGGGTTCCAGGAGTGTCCCAATGAGCGTGTCTGGTGGCAAGTGTCTTCCCCACACTGATGAATGATCATCACTCAGCCTCCCACTTGTGGAGCTTCTGTGACCTGGGTGGGTTCAAGGGGGACCACTGGGTGAGTCCCCTGTGAAATGCTGCCCTGCTCCCGACACTCAGGGGCAGTGAGGGGTCAGCACCACGCCCTCGACCCCATGCGGGGCAGGGTCTCTGCCAGGGCAGGGACCATGGGGGTCAGAACTGCCCAAACAAGTCAGGCTGCTGTCTCCACTCTCCAGAAACAACGTGCCCTGTGGCTCCCTTCCCACTGGCCTGGTTCTGCTCTGGGTCTCTGGATGGGCCTTGGGGACAAGGAATAAACTCCTCAGGCTGCAGAAGAATGAGACTTGGCAGTGCAGGCCAGGAAAACCCTCCTggggcccctctccccacccagccACCCCCACAGTCAGCCAAGGCAGAAGCCTCTCTGGGTTTATTCACCCTGTCTCAAAAATGATGTTAATAGCTTTTCATGAAGATGGCGCCGAAGGCGAAGAAGGAAGCCCCTGCCCCTCCTAAAGCTGAAGCCAAAGCAAAGGCTTTGAAGGCcaagaaagcagtgttgaaaggtGTCCACagccacaagaaaaagaagatccGGACGTCACCCACCTTCCGGCGGCCCAAAACACTGCGGCTCAGGAGGCAGACCAAATATCCTCGGAAAAACGCCCCCAGGAGAAACAAACTTGACCACTATGCCATCATCAAATTCCCCCTCACCACCGAGTCAGCCatgaagaaaatagaagacaaCAACACACTGGTATTCATTGTGGATGTCAAGGCCAACAAGCACCAAATTAAACAGGCTGTGAAGAAGCTCTATGACATTGATGTGGCTAAGGTCAATACTCTGATCAGGCCTGATGGAGAGAAGAAGGCATATGTTCGACTGGCTCCTGACTATGATGCTTTGGATGTTGCCAACAAAATTGGGATCATCTAAACTGAGTCCAGCTGGCTAATGccaaatataaaagttttcactatgaaaaaaaaaaaatgatgttaataataataacatcaaCTCTGATCTCTTGGCTTCAAGACCCTGCTCTGAATCCTTCACTATTCAGATTCatgtaatcttcacaacaactccATGAGGTTGGTGCTATCGTGTGTCCCTTTTtgtagatgaagaaatggaggcagagagaagtAATTTGCCTGAGGCCACATTATGTGAATAAGCCCTGAAACTCGGGATCTAGCCCTCTCCAAACATGCTGTAGCTGGGAATGCAGAGCGAAAGCCAGGACTGTCGCCGCCGCAATTTCATTTCCACACATTCAGTAGGAGCagcagggttggggtggggatcTGACCCCTCCTTGGTCCAGGATCTGTGAGCAGGAGGTATCCTTGACCTTCCAAAGGTCCATCCCAGCTCCCAGCCCCGCCCTCCCGGTCATGTTCGATGCCCTGATGGCTGCCCAGCCCCACCGCCCCATTCAGGGATGGACACTTGTCTTCCTCAGTCCTCGACAGACTTCAAACCTGGCTTTGTCACAATCCTGCCAGGAAGCTGTTTTACAAGCAGCTTCATTATTCCCAACCTGTGTCTGCCCCCACCCCTATCTGCTTCTGCCCAGCCTGACCAagcctcttgcctggagacctcTTGGGGTTCTCCCAGATCCCAGACCTAAGGCTCTCCTTCATGGTTCCCCCTGCAGAATGATGAAGCAGATCCTTGCCATTCAAACCCCACTGTGGTCAGACCCCAACCATCACTCAACTGTCCTTGCTTCCCACAGGGGACCAGCCCTGCACATCCTCCACCCTGTCTCCATGCCAGAGCCAATGCTGTTCCCACCACCCTGAAATTCTGCTCTGTTCTCCACCTGGATTCACCGACACCCTGCCCATCCCTGGAGACCCATTCCAAATGCCCCTTCCTCCATAAAGACTTTCCTGACCTCTCCTCCATGGTGAAGTCTGAACCCTGCTGGGCAGCATGTGTCTGGGTGGTAGGTATGCAGTCTCACTGGAGACAGTGGAACAAGCCTTCAGCTCCCAGTTCCACTGTCTTCTGGCTAAGTCATTGGGCACATTATTCAACTTctacgcatgtgtgtgtgcttcctaagtcacttcagtaatgtctgGATTTTTGCGGCCCCTTGGATTATGACCTGCCAGGAACCTCTgctcaagggattctccaggcaagaaaactggagtgggttgccatgcccttctcattCAACTTCtatagttggggggggggggggtctaaTAAATACTAAGTGAGGGACAGGATGGGTGTCTCGAACTGATGTTCTGCTAAAAGGTGACGCTGTGAGACCTTGTTTGTGAGCTGAGGGTCCCTCTAATTTCTTCATCCTCTCAGGGGGCTTATGTGGTATGTGGTTGGATGGGGGGAAAAATGGGGAGTACTTTGGGGCTGTCAGTTTTAGGGGTCCCTGGACACATCTGTGGCTCCAgggactggagaagggagtgggcaAAGTCTGTCTCCCTACCCCACAACCCCAGTGGGTGGAAACCTAGAAGGCAGTTCTGCCCAAGTGGGGTGGTCCAAACAAGAGAGAGATTGGAGGAACCTGATGCTCCGCAGTCCGCCCAAGAAGGCAGGCGACGGGGCGACGGCGAGGGGTGGAGTGGAGCGGAGCAGGCAGGGCCACATCTCCTGCTTCCTGGAACCCTCTCCCCCCAGAGTCATTGGTGAAGCACATGTGGGTTTCAACTCTACCCTGTCCCATTGCTGTGGGAGGAAGTCCCACATCTGGCTGAGGTCTCTCTACCCGACTCCTCCTCCCAAGGTCTGAGACTTGAAGTGTACAGAAGCACCCAGAGCCCCATCCACCAGCTCCAGGCTCTGCAACTCCATCCCCAGCACCTTGGGCTGGAGAGTGGTAACTGTGGCTGTGAGCTGGCGGGACAGCAACCCCTACCCAGAGCTAGGGCTCAGTGGTTACTCTTGCTTCTTCCTCCCAGTGCTGCTCTGAAGAACACAGAGGGGGTTGACAGGACAGGGAGACTAACAAAAAgcagcggggggcggggggggggcggggggcgggtccAGAAAGGGACCCACAGCTCCCTGAGGGGCGAACTGTGTGCTCTGAGGTTGGAACTTGAAGCCACCTTCCCACTGGCTCTTGATCACCCTAATAGCTTTGACCGCTACTTATTTTCTTCCTGTAGAATTGGATTCCCTCTTGCAGTCCTGCTTCCCTTCCTCACCCGTCTCCATCCCAAGCAGGCCTGCATTCTAACCAGCCATGCTCTGTCCTGCCTGGGGTGGCGGTGGGGATGGAAAGTGACATGCACACAGGGGCATGTGGGTGATGAAACATTTTCCGTGTGTTGTACTGCAGTAGGAAGTGagggcaggcttcctggaggcgGTTACCAGGCTTCATGGAAATGGCAGGCTGGAAGGATCAGGAAGGTTTCTCCAGGGAGCACAAAAGGCAGAGTGAGCCAAGGGGGCGGGTTCCAGGTCTGGTCTCCTGAGAGGCACAGGGAGTCTTGAGGTTCCGATCTTCCCATGCTGGTGGGATCAAGTTGGCAGATCCATGTCCCCCTGACTTGGCTGTGCTCTGGGAGCCCACAATGGGTGCCCAGGTGCGCTGCCCACCTACAGAAATTTGCAATTGGGGGGTCACACCATGGGAGTATCAGGTCAACACAAGTGACACAGGTGCAACCTGCTTCAAACACGGACACAGGAAGATACCCATAACTTCACAGATGGCAGCAGGGTGAAACCAGAACTACACACAGCGGTATGCACACACGCTTTCACCATTTACAAGCCCAGTCACCCTCACCCTTGCCTGAAGTAAAGTGTGTGCACACAGGCTTTTGGCTGAGACTTTCAACAGTTACCATGAGCCTCACCCCCATGACATCCCCAGGGTTCTCTCCTGAGAACTCCGCCCTCTCACTAAGGGTGGCAGCCTTGCGGCCCCAGCCTTTATGCAAATACCAAACCACAGCTCCTCCCGctgtcttttctctcctctctaaTTGACTGTTTTCCCTCCTTGCTGGGGCTGCAGGAACCCCGGGTCGACATTCAGGAGGGATCTCCCCCCGCATTGCCCGGCCTCTCCAACTGGGGCTCCCAGCGCTTTTAATCTAGTTACTTTTCCATCAACACACTGGGGAAAAGACACAGAGGGGCGTAATCGTATCTGTGGCTGTTGACGTTCAATTACCCACACAACCTTTAGACCCGCTCCCTTTCTGTCTCCAGGACCCCCTCCCCGCAAGCCAGCTGCCCCTCTGGGCCTAACTCTGCCCCAGGGGCCCTCAAacatcaccccccacccctcgACCTGGTGCCTGGGGACACAGTCTAACTCTGCGGAGGAGACAAGCCGCCAGCCTCAGATACAGCCTCACTTCCCGTCTGGCCCCTACTGTCCTGGGCTCTGCTGGCCCCCGAGGCCACCCCTAGGCCCGCCCTGAGGCCGGGAGTGAGGGGGTGCCCCAGGGAGCCGGCACCCTCCGAAACCCCACTTTCTGGCCCTCGTCTGGGGGCCAGCAGCTGTCATTTGCCGGGCGTTCCGCTTTCTCCACTGTACCATGCTAATTTTTCGAGGGACAATTTTTCGACAATGAGTCCTCCAGCCCGAACAGAAACCCTTTATGGGGCCGGCCCCAGGGAGGCCGCGGCGCTGCCAAGGCGAACAAAGGCGCATTGCTGCCGCGAACATGCCTGCGCCTTTCAGGCCCGAGAGCGCAGAGCAAGCAGCCTCCGGCCCCGCCGAGGTGACACCTGGTCCGCCGCCTCCTGGCGCCGGGTCAAGTTATCCATCCCGGGGCGGGAGGAGGGGAGGCGCGGAAGTCTCCAGAAGCCGCGTGTGCAGGTAGCCAGTCGGCCAGCGCTGCTTGGCAGGGAGCGCGGGGGTCGGAAGAGATTCAAGTCCCAGAGCTGGAGCACTTAATTAGGCTGATATCATCCCGCACAAATGTTCCTCCGAGAGGAAGGCTTCTGGGCACCAAAATTATTTTGTGATTAGGTGTGAAAACGAAGAGAAATTATTCCGCCTTCTGAAGAGCTTGGAGGGATGAGGGAGGCGGCAGCGGGGAAGCCCAGGGTGCCAGGACCCAGCCaagctccccaccccagccccagccccagcccacccccaacTGGGGCAGACGGGCTCAATGGTGCACCATTCCCTTTCACTGTCAGCC includes:
- the LOC133051219 gene encoding large ribosomal subunit protein uL23-like; the protein is MKMAPKAKKEAPAPPKAEAKAKALKAKKAVLKGVHSHKKKKIRTSPTFRRPKTLRLRRQTKYPRKNAPRRNKLDHYAIIKFPLTTESAMKKIEDNNTLVFIVDVKANKHQIKQAVKKLYDIDVAKVNTLIRPDGEKKAYVRLAPDYDALDVANKIGII